A single Drosophila willistoni isolate 14030-0811.24 unplaced genomic scaffold, UCI_dwil_1.1 Seg532, whole genome shotgun sequence DNA region contains:
- the LOC6653638 gene encoding sperm mitochondrial-associated cysteine-rich protein yields MNNTERSKYDYTMPSKSREATAPQDNADMCCNKKMKRKSPCPMKRPSCPKKRKPRGCPRKPACPMRKKRACAKKRKPACPKKRKPACRRKRKACRPKRRNPCAKKRVKCSKPGPVMNNGYLNFVRSFRKKHCGLKPQELM; encoded by the coding sequence ATGAATAATACCGAAAGAAGCAAGTATGACTATACAATGCCAAGCAAAAGCCGAGAAGCCACTGCTCCCCAGGATAATGCCGACATGTGCTGTAACAAGAAAATGAAGAGAAAGTCCCCTTGTCCCATGAAGAGGCCATCTTGTCCCAAGAAACGTAAGCCACGTGGCTGCCCACGTAAGCCTGCTTGCCCCATGAGAAAGAAGCGTGCATGCGCCAAGAAACGTAAACCAGCTTGCCCCAAGAAGCGTAAACCAGCTTGTCGCAGGAAGCGCAAGGCCTGTCGCCCCAAGCGTAGAAACCCATGCGCCAAAAAGCGTGTCAAGTGCAGCAAACCTGGTCCCGTTATGAATAATGGGTATCTGAATTTCGTTCGATCGTTCCGCAAGAAGCATTGTGGTCTAAAGCCACAGGAATTGATGTAA